A genomic window from Gemmatimonadaceae bacterium includes:
- the mreD gene encoding rod shape-determining protein MreD — translation MNLSRAILITLVLAALVALHFTLRPLLDWRAGVDFLVIGILMVAVRVRPGTAAVVGLLLGAVVDAMTPEALGSGALAMTLMAFGASRLKAAFFADDLGINAVFVFLGKLSFDVVATLAEGRLRGMTLVWQLLAWTPLSALATAAAGVLVLAVVRPALEARRTR, via the coding sequence ATGAACCTTTCGCGCGCGATCCTCATCACGCTGGTGCTGGCGGCACTGGTGGCGCTGCACTTCACGCTGCGGCCGCTGCTGGACTGGCGCGCCGGCGTGGACTTTCTCGTCATCGGCATACTGATGGTGGCGGTGCGGGTGCGTCCCGGCACCGCCGCGGTGGTCGGCTTGCTGCTGGGCGCGGTGGTGGACGCAATGACACCCGAGGCCTTGGGATCCGGTGCGCTGGCGATGACGCTGATGGCCTTCGGCGCATCGCGCTTGAAGGCGGCGTTCTTCGCTGACGACCTCGGTATCAACGCGGTGTTCGTGTTTCTTGGGAAGTTGAGCTTCGATGTCGTGGCGACGCTGGCCGAGGGCCGACTGCGCGGGATGACCCTGGTCTGGCAGTTGCTCGCGTGGACACCGCTCTCGGCATTGGCGACGGCGGCGGCGGGCGTGCTGGTGCTGGCCGTGGTACGCCCGGCGCTTGAGGCGCGGAGGACGCGATGA
- a CDS encoding insulinase family protein, with translation MRSVALGAWVRAAALHESREQMGISHFLEHMVFKGSERRSAKDIALALESLGGSLDAYTAREHTSFQARVLDEHLPQAADVLFDLMFRPALRESDLELERGVILEELAMVEDTPDDIVFEVHGETLWGDHPHGYSILGTNETVEALTIADLRALHRRAYRPERVVVAAAGNVSHEQLLATLTAAGWADFRGEGPLEPMPVAEAVPAPPTEKHVARDIQQTHLVMGNATVPHGDKRRHPLLLVNALFGGGMSSRLFQRVREELGLAYSVHSFQSFHATAGSQGIYLGCAPERVDEAVSVVRSELALLQMTGLTADELAMGKQQLKGQITLSMESVPARMYRAAAVELFDEPYRPLDEVLARVDAISTGDVADVCGAFYGVEQQTVVRLGPT, from the coding sequence GTGCGGTCGGTTGCTTTGGGGGCCTGGGTGCGCGCGGCCGCGCTGCACGAGTCGCGCGAGCAGATGGGCATCTCGCATTTCCTCGAGCATATGGTGTTCAAGGGCAGCGAGCGGCGCAGCGCGAAGGACATCGCCCTGGCCCTCGAGTCTCTCGGCGGCTCGCTCGATGCCTACACGGCTCGCGAGCACACGTCCTTCCAGGCGCGCGTGCTCGACGAGCACCTGCCGCAGGCAGCGGACGTGCTCTTCGACCTGATGTTCCGGCCGGCGCTGCGGGAGAGCGACCTCGAGCTCGAGCGCGGCGTGATCCTTGAGGAACTGGCGATGGTCGAGGACACGCCGGACGACATCGTCTTCGAGGTGCACGGGGAGACGCTGTGGGGCGACCACCCGCACGGCTACTCGATCCTCGGGACCAACGAGACGGTCGAGGCGCTGACGATCGCGGACCTGCGCGCACTGCACCGCCGGGCCTACCGCCCCGAGCGGGTGGTGGTGGCGGCGGCCGGCAACGTGTCGCACGAGCAGCTGCTGGCGACGCTGACGGCGGCCGGCTGGGCTGACTTCAGGGGCGAGGGCCCGCTGGAGCCGATGCCCGTGGCCGAGGCCGTGCCCGCGCCGCCGACCGAGAAGCACGTGGCGCGCGACATCCAGCAGACGCATCTGGTGATGGGCAACGCGACGGTGCCGCACGGCGACAAGCGACGGCACCCGCTGCTCCTGGTCAACGCGCTCTTCGGTGGCGGGATGAGCTCACGCCTCTTCCAGCGCGTGCGCGAGGAGCTCGGGCTCGCCTACAGCGTGCACAGCTTCCAGAGCTTCCACGCCACGGCGGGGAGCCAGGGCATTTATCTTGGATGCGCGCCGGAGCGCGTGGACGAAGCCGTGTCCGTGGTCCGCAGCGAGCTGGCGCTGCTGCAGATGACCGGCCTCACCGCCGACGAGCTCGCGATGGGCAAGCAGCAGCTGAAGGGCCAGATCACGCTGTCGATGGAGAGCGTGCCGGCGCGGATGTACCGTGCGGCGGCGGTGGAGCTGTTCGACGAACCCTACCGGCCGTTGGATGAGGTGCTTGCGCGGGTGGATGCGATCAGCACTGGTGACGTCGCCGATGTTTGCGGTGCGTTCTATGGGGTGGAGCAGCAGACGGTAGTGCGGCTGGGTCCGACATAG
- the rpsO gene encoding 30S ribosomal protein S15 produces MAFVKTAVIEKNRQHESDTGSTQVQVAVLTERINYLTEHFRAHHKDHHGRRGLLKMVGQRKRLLKYLQRSNIDAYRKIIADLGLRY; encoded by the coding sequence ATGGCGTTCGTCAAGACGGCGGTAATCGAGAAGAACCGTCAGCACGAGTCCGACACGGGCTCAACCCAGGTGCAGGTCGCGGTCCTCACTGAGCGTATCAACTACCTCACGGAGCACTTCCGCGCCCACCACAAGGACCACCACGGCCGCCGTGGGCTCCTCAAGATGGTCGGCCAGCGCAAGCGCCTGCTCAAGTACCTGCAGCGCTCCAACATCGACGCGTACCGCAAGATCATCGCGGACCTCGGCCTGCGCTACTAG
- the rseP gene encoding RIP metalloprotease RseP has product MLSWLAPLLVLGLVIFVHELGHFLAAKWAGVYAPRFSLGWGSPIWSFRRGETEYAISALPIGGYVRMASQEDEHASALEGGGELNKDGSAVERSKHWDEHSMIPHGPLPIPKDRWFESKPLYKRLVILFAGVAMNVLLAIVVSTGVFAYYGQGYLPAVVDSVVAERPAALAGMQRGDSISAIDGVAIQRWDEVLAKVSASPDRALAFEVWRDGAARTLVITPEATEVAGAAQPVGRVGVGPRGEPARERVGLATAVVAGTNATWSMGGAVLDVLGGLFKGRVSVSQLGGPVEIARASVSAAQTGTGLENLWALVAFLSVNLAILNLLPIPLLDGGQIVLNVVEGAVRRPLPVMVKEWYARIGLAAILLLFVTVTFNDLKRLVLGWFGGS; this is encoded by the coding sequence ATGCTCAGCTGGCTCGCACCGCTGTTGGTCCTTGGGCTCGTGATCTTCGTGCACGAGCTGGGGCACTTCCTCGCCGCCAAGTGGGCGGGCGTCTACGCGCCGCGCTTCTCGCTGGGCTGGGGGTCGCCCATCTGGAGCTTCCGTCGCGGCGAGACGGAGTACGCCATCAGCGCGCTGCCGATCGGCGGTTACGTGCGGATGGCCTCGCAGGAGGACGAGCACGCGTCGGCGCTCGAAGGTGGTGGCGAGCTCAACAAGGACGGCAGCGCCGTCGAGCGCAGCAAGCATTGGGATGAGCACTCGATGATCCCGCACGGGCCGCTGCCGATCCCCAAGGATCGTTGGTTCGAGTCAAAGCCCCTCTACAAGCGTCTGGTGATTCTCTTCGCTGGCGTGGCGATGAACGTCCTGCTCGCGATCGTCGTGAGCACCGGCGTGTTCGCCTACTACGGCCAGGGCTACCTGCCGGCCGTGGTGGATAGCGTGGTCGCCGAGCGACCGGCCGCGTTGGCGGGGATGCAGCGCGGCGACAGCATCAGCGCCATCGATGGCGTGGCGATCCAGCGTTGGGACGAGGTGCTGGCGAAGGTGAGCGCGTCGCCGGACCGTGCGCTGGCCTTCGAGGTCTGGCGCGACGGGGCCGCACGGACGCTGGTCATCACGCCGGAAGCCACCGAGGTCGCCGGTGCGGCACAGCCGGTGGGGCGGGTGGGCGTGGGGCCGCGTGGTGAGCCGGCCCGCGAGCGCGTCGGCCTGGCGACGGCGGTGGTGGCCGGGACCAACGCGACCTGGAGTATGGGCGGCGCCGTGCTCGACGTGCTCGGCGGCCTGTTCAAGGGTCGCGTGTCGGTCAGTCAGCTCGGCGGGCCGGTGGAGATCGCCCGGGCAAGCGTAAGTGCGGCACAGACCGGCACTGGGCTGGAGAACCTCTGGGCGCTGGTCGCCTTCCTGAGCGTGAACCTGGCCATCCTGAACCTGTTGCCGATCCCGCTGCTTGACGGCGGGCAGATCGTCCTGAACGTGGTCGAGGGCGCGGTGCGGCGGCCGCTGCCGGTGATGGTCAAGGAGTGGTACGCGCGGATTGGGCTGGCGGCGATTCTGCTGCTCTTCGTGACCGTGACGTTCAACGACCTCAAGCGGCTGGTTCTGGGGTGGTTCGGGGGGAGTTGA
- the ald gene encoding alanine dehydrogenase has product MKIGVPKEIKTNENRIALVPAGAEALVAAGHTVYIEQGAGLGSGFDDAQYTAVGAKILPTADEVWATAEMIIKVKEPIKVEWPRMRKGQTIFTYFHFAADEELTKAHLESGATCIAYETVELPSRELPLLTPMSEVAGRMAVQEGAKYLEKLYGGRGVLLGGVPGVAPAKVVILGGGVVGVNSAKMAAGMGAKVIILDTSLPRLRYLNDVMPANVQTIFSNRQNILEAISTADLVVGGVLLPGAKAPKLIRREDLKLMQPGAVIVDVAIDQGGCVETIKATTHENPVYTVDGIIHYGVANMPGGVPRTSTLALTNATLPYALKLANKGWKQALAEDPALLKGLNAVDGKVTYQGVAEAFGMEYHEASKFIK; this is encoded by the coding sequence ATGAAGATCGGCGTCCCGAAGGAAATCAAAACCAACGAAAACCGCATCGCCCTCGTCCCGGCCGGCGCCGAGGCGCTGGTGGCGGCGGGGCACACGGTGTACATCGAGCAGGGCGCTGGCCTGGGCTCGGGCTTCGACGACGCGCAGTACACGGCGGTCGGCGCCAAGATCCTGCCGACGGCGGACGAGGTCTGGGCGACGGCGGAGATGATCATCAAGGTGAAGGAGCCGATCAAGGTCGAGTGGCCGCGGATGCGCAAGGGCCAGACGATCTTCACGTACTTCCACTTCGCCGCGGACGAAGAGCTGACCAAGGCGCATCTGGAGTCCGGCGCGACCTGCATCGCGTACGAGACGGTGGAGCTGCCGAGCCGCGAGCTGCCGCTGCTGACGCCGATGTCGGAGGTCGCGGGGCGGATGGCGGTGCAGGAAGGCGCCAAGTACCTCGAGAAGCTCTATGGCGGCCGCGGCGTGCTGCTGGGCGGCGTGCCGGGCGTGGCGCCGGCGAAGGTCGTGATCCTCGGTGGCGGCGTGGTGGGCGTCAACTCGGCCAAGATGGCGGCGGGAATGGGCGCCAAGGTGATCATCCTCGACACCTCGTTGCCGCGCCTGCGCTACCTGAACGACGTGATGCCGGCCAACGTCCAGACCATCTTCTCCAACCGGCAGAACATCCTCGAGGCCATCTCGACGGCTGACCTGGTGGTCGGCGGCGTGCTCCTGCCGGGGGCCAAGGCCCCGAAGCTGATCCGCCGCGAGGACCTCAAGCTGATGCAGCCGGGCGCGGTGATCGTGGACGTGGCGATCGACCAGGGCGGCTGCGTGGAGACGATCAAGGCGACCACGCACGAGAACCCGGTCTACACCGTGGACGGCATCATTCACTACGGTGTCGCGAATATGCCGGGCGGGGTGCCGCGCACCTCGACGCTGGCCCTGACCAACGCGACCCTCCCGTACGCCCTCAAGTTGGCCAACAAGGGCTGGAAGCAGGCGCTGGCCGAGGATCCGGCGCTCCTGAAGGGCCTCAACGCCGTGGACGGGAAGGTGACGTACCAGGGGGTGGCTGAGGCGTTTGGGATGGAGTACCACGAGGCGTCGAAGTTCATCAAGTGA
- a CDS encoding polyribonucleotide nucleotidyltransferase, producing MQRIERTFAGRPLIIETGRMAKQAAGSALITYGETVLLAAVTVSDKKSPLPFFPLTVEYKEKMYASGKIPGGFIKREGRPRDEEILSCRIIDRSIRPLFPEGFQNEVQVVIYVLSADQENDHDVLGLVATSYALASSKIPWAGPIAGVRVGRIEGKWVLNPTFQALEFSDIDMIVAGSADSIMMVEGGALEVSEEEIVEALKVAQKGIGELVGMQDELLKKSGKVEKMEWKGTEIPDDVRKTVTKAAEKRIEAAINQKDKATRIQAVEKVKEEVKAEMAEVLDPAHHGLVGMIVGDIEYNALRDQVLSTGLRVDGRKPNVVRDISIDTSLLPRAHGSALFTRGQTQALVVATLGTANDVQRMDNIDDAKETTKSFMLHYNFPPFSTGEAKPMRGTGRREIGHGALAERAIQAVLPAFEEFPYTIRIVSEILESNGSSSMASICGGSLACFDAGIPLKAPVAGVAMGLIKEGKKYAILTDILGTEDHLGDMDFKVAGTEAGITSIQMDIKIQGLDLKIMTEALAQAKEGRLHILGEMNKALPSARADLSPWAPRIVTVNINPEKIGDLIGPKGKTIRGIQDETGAEVTVDDSGLVTIAAVGGEAMERARQMVAAITAEPVVGETYEGTVKSVTAFGAFIEIMPGTEALLHVSEMRHHRVEKPEDIVKKGETVTVKLVERDERGRLRLSMKALLPKPEGAEEAPAGESSNGSGESGGERRERRPRSGDRGGRGGRGRE from the coding sequence ATGCAACGCATTGAGCGGACCTTCGCTGGCCGCCCCCTCATCATCGAGACCGGGCGTATGGCCAAGCAGGCCGCCGGGTCCGCACTCATCACCTACGGCGAGACCGTCCTCCTGGCGGCCGTCACCGTGAGCGACAAGAAGAGCCCGCTGCCCTTCTTCCCGCTCACCGTCGAGTACAAGGAAAAGATGTACGCCTCGGGCAAGATCCCGGGCGGCTTCATCAAGCGCGAAGGGCGGCCCCGCGACGAGGAGATCCTCTCCTGCCGCATCATCGACCGCTCCATCCGTCCGCTGTTCCCGGAAGGCTTCCAGAACGAAGTCCAGGTCGTGATCTACGTCCTCTCCGCGGACCAGGAGAACGACCACGACGTGCTCGGCCTCGTCGCCACGTCCTATGCGCTCGCCTCGAGCAAGATCCCGTGGGCCGGCCCGATCGCCGGCGTCCGCGTCGGCCGCATCGAGGGCAAGTGGGTGCTCAACCCGACCTTCCAGGCCCTGGAGTTCTCGGACATCGATATGATCGTCGCCGGCTCGGCCGACTCGATTATGATGGTCGAGGGCGGCGCGCTCGAGGTCTCTGAAGAGGAGATCGTCGAGGCGCTCAAGGTGGCCCAGAAGGGCATCGGCGAGCTCGTCGGGATGCAGGACGAGCTGCTCAAGAAGTCCGGCAAGGTCGAGAAGATGGAGTGGAAGGGGACCGAGATCCCCGACGACGTGCGCAAGACGGTCACGAAGGCCGCCGAGAAGCGAATCGAGGCCGCGATCAACCAGAAGGACAAGGCCACGCGCATCCAGGCGGTCGAGAAGGTGAAGGAAGAGGTGAAGGCGGAGATGGCCGAGGTCCTCGACCCGGCACACCACGGCCTCGTCGGGATGATCGTCGGCGACATCGAGTACAACGCGCTGCGCGACCAGGTGCTCAGCACCGGCCTGCGCGTCGACGGCCGCAAGCCGAACGTCGTGCGCGACATCTCGATCGATACTTCGCTGCTCCCGCGCGCCCACGGCTCGGCGCTGTTCACGCGCGGCCAGACGCAGGCGCTGGTCGTCGCGACGCTGGGCACGGCCAATGACGTGCAGCGGATGGACAACATCGACGACGCGAAGGAAACGACGAAGTCGTTTATGCTGCACTACAACTTCCCGCCGTTCTCCACGGGCGAGGCCAAGCCGATGCGCGGCACCGGCCGCCGTGAGATCGGGCACGGCGCGCTCGCCGAACGCGCCATCCAGGCGGTGCTGCCGGCCTTCGAGGAGTTCCCGTACACGATCCGCATCGTCTCCGAGATCCTGGAGTCGAACGGCAGCTCGTCGATGGCCTCCATCTGCGGCGGCTCGCTGGCCTGCTTCGACGCGGGCATCCCGCTCAAGGCGCCGGTGGCCGGCGTGGCGATGGGCCTGATCAAGGAAGGCAAGAAGTACGCCATCCTCACGGACATCCTCGGCACCGAGGACCACCTCGGCGATATGGACTTCAAGGTGGCGGGCACGGAAGCCGGCATCACGTCCATCCAGATGGACATCAAGATCCAGGGCCTGGACCTCAAGATCATGACCGAGGCGTTGGCGCAGGCCAAGGAAGGCCGCCTGCACATCCTCGGCGAGATGAACAAGGCACTGCCGTCGGCGCGTGCGGACCTGTCGCCGTGGGCCCCGCGCATCGTGACGGTGAACATCAACCCCGAGAAGATCGGCGACCTGATCGGTCCGAAGGGGAAGACGATCCGCGGCATCCAGGACGAGACGGGTGCGGAAGTCACCGTGGACGACTCGGGGCTGGTCACGATCGCCGCCGTCGGCGGCGAGGCGATGGAGCGCGCGCGGCAGATGGTCGCCGCGATCACCGCCGAGCCGGTGGTGGGCGAGACCTACGAGGGCACGGTGAAGTCGGTGACGGCCTTTGGCGCCTTCATCGAGATTATGCCGGGCACCGAGGCGTTGCTGCACGTGTCCGAGATGCGGCACCACCGCGTCGAGAAGCCGGAAGACATCGTCAAGAAGGGCGAGACGGTGACGGTGAAGCTGGTTGAGCGCGACGAGCGCGGCCGCCTGCGCCTCTCGATGAAGGCGCTGCTGCCGAAGCCGGAGGGTGCCGAGGAGGCGCCGGCGGGCGAGAGCTCGAACGGCAGCGGCGAGTCCGGTGGCGAGCGGCGTGAGCGCCGTCCGCGCAGCGGCGACCGTGGCGGGCGCGGAGGCCGCGGCCGCGAGTGA
- a CDS encoding rod shape-determining protein has protein sequence MFKLPFFQNGGFLPANAIAVDLGTANTLIYVKGEGIVLNEPSVVAIDRETKKIKGVGLEAKRMLGRTPDGVVAVRPMKDGVIADFEVTEKMLRFFLELIIKNHVFKVKPRVIVCVPSGITEVEKRAVRDSALGAGAKEVFMVAEPMAAAIGVGLPVETPTGNMVIDIGGGTTEIAVIALSGIVSDTSIRTGGDELDASIVQFMRKSYNLLIGEPTAEQIKIQIGSAAPLGEEREMEVKGRDLVSGIPKTVRVHSQEIREAVQEPIQQIVNAVRRALEITPPELASDIVDRGIVMTGGGALIRGLDVLLTQETGLPIHVDEDPLTCVVRGTGRILDDEAKYWSVLST, from the coding sequence ATGTTCAAGCTCCCGTTCTTCCAAAACGGTGGATTCCTGCCCGCAAATGCCATTGCGGTGGATCTCGGAACGGCGAACACGCTGATCTACGTGAAGGGCGAAGGCATCGTGCTCAACGAGCCGAGCGTCGTCGCGATCGATCGCGAGACGAAGAAGATCAAGGGCGTTGGCCTCGAAGCGAAGCGGATGCTCGGCCGCACGCCTGATGGCGTGGTTGCGGTGCGTCCGATGAAGGACGGCGTGATCGCCGACTTCGAAGTCACCGAGAAGATGCTGCGCTTCTTCCTCGAGCTGATCATCAAGAATCACGTCTTCAAGGTGAAGCCGCGCGTGATCGTCTGCGTGCCGAGCGGCATCACGGAAGTCGAGAAGCGTGCAGTGCGCGACTCCGCGCTCGGCGCCGGCGCCAAGGAAGTGTTTATGGTCGCCGAGCCGATGGCGGCGGCGATCGGCGTGGGGCTGCCGGTGGAGACGCCGACGGGCAATATGGTGATCGACATCGGCGGTGGGACGACCGAGATCGCGGTCATCGCGCTCTCGGGCATCGTCAGCGATACGTCGATCCGCACCGGCGGCGACGAGCTCGACGCGAGCATCGTGCAGTTTATGCGGAAGAGCTACAACCTGCTGATCGGTGAGCCGACGGCGGAGCAGATCAAGATCCAGATCGGCAGCGCCGCGCCGCTGGGCGAGGAGCGCGAGATGGAAGTGAAGGGGCGCGACCTCGTCTCCGGCATCCCGAAGACGGTGCGCGTGCACTCGCAGGAGATCCGCGAGGCGGTGCAGGAGCCGATCCAGCAGATCGTCAACGCGGTGCGCCGCGCGCTGGAGATCACGCCGCCCGAGCTCGCCAGCGACATCGTGGATCGCGGCATCGTGATGACCGGCGGCGGTGCGCTGATCCGCGGCCTCGACGTGCTGCTGACGCAGGAGACGGGACTGCCGATCCACGTGGACGAGGATCCCCTGACCTGCGTGGTGCGCGGGACGGGACGGATCCTCGACGACGAGGCGAAGTACTGGTCGGTGCTGAGCACCTGA
- the mrdA gene encoding penicillin-binding protein 2, whose protein sequence is MSFQPNAVQERGRIASALLFLTFLFLAGSFFRMQVLLGARFVLQAETNRLREVPLPAPRGMILDRTGQVIAEDLPGYSISLLARTEDSLRVMMRHIGEVVPVSPEQIGAAVRRFRRVPSRPTVLFPDASFELVSILEERRVEFPGLIIQSAPRRHYPDGPAVSAIVGYTGEISEQELEQEGFRDYKPGQQVGKDGLERQYEDRLRGREGARFIEVDARGRVVREQARPDLAPERPAALYTNIDLDLQRFVHRLFADTLMGGVVAMEPRSGEVLALHSAPTFDPNRFIGGIPRDYWEQLQEDERRPLYNKAIKGAYPPGSIWKLHTAIIAMEAGQVRIDEKMQVPCTGSFQFGNRAFRCWKRDGHGDVTLAEAIEHSCDTYFYQLGLRIGLQNLVAGGLRLGSRDRSGIDLPAETRSVFPTDPAREYYDRLFGPRGWTTAVTLNLSIGQGENSQTVANMARFYTALATDGEAARPEVVRGQSERTRMFNITPQQLRQLQDAMTAVVGRGTAIGSRLEGIAVAGKTGTAQNAQDQSRDHAWFVGYAPAEDPKIVVAVLLEFGGSGGRAARVATRIIEHYLKQAVAALPATEGP, encoded by the coding sequence ATGAGCTTTCAGCCGAATGCCGTGCAGGAGCGCGGGCGTATCGCGTCGGCGCTGCTCTTCCTGACGTTCCTGTTCTTGGCGGGATCGTTCTTCCGGATGCAGGTGTTGCTCGGCGCGCGCTTCGTGCTGCAGGCGGAGACGAACCGCCTGCGCGAGGTGCCGCTGCCGGCGCCGCGCGGGATGATCCTCGACCGCACGGGGCAGGTGATTGCCGAAGACCTTCCGGGCTACTCGATCTCGTTGCTGGCGCGCACCGAGGATTCGCTGCGCGTGATGATGCGGCACATCGGCGAGGTGGTGCCGGTGTCGCCGGAGCAGATCGGCGCGGCGGTGCGGCGCTTCCGGCGCGTGCCGTCGCGCCCGACGGTCCTGTTTCCCGACGCGAGCTTCGAACTGGTGTCGATCCTCGAGGAACGCCGCGTCGAGTTCCCGGGCTTGATCATCCAGTCGGCCCCGCGCCGGCACTATCCCGACGGACCGGCGGTGTCGGCGATCGTCGGCTACACGGGTGAGATCAGCGAGCAGGAGCTCGAGCAGGAGGGCTTTCGCGACTACAAGCCGGGCCAGCAGGTGGGCAAGGACGGGCTGGAGCGGCAGTACGAAGACCGGCTGCGCGGCCGGGAAGGCGCGCGGTTCATCGAGGTGGATGCCCGCGGCCGAGTGGTGCGCGAGCAGGCGCGTCCGGACCTCGCGCCGGAGCGTCCGGCGGCGCTATACACGAACATCGACCTCGACCTGCAGCGCTTCGTGCACCGGTTGTTCGCCGACACGCTGATGGGCGGCGTGGTGGCGATGGAGCCGCGCTCGGGCGAGGTGCTGGCGCTGCATTCGGCGCCGACCTTCGATCCCAACCGGTTCATCGGTGGCATTCCACGTGACTACTGGGAGCAGTTGCAGGAAGACGAGCGCCGTCCGCTGTACAACAAGGCAATCAAGGGCGCATATCCGCCGGGCTCGATCTGGAAGCTGCACACGGCCATCATCGCGATGGAGGCCGGCCAGGTCCGCATCGACGAGAAGATGCAGGTGCCCTGCACGGGCAGCTTCCAGTTCGGCAATCGGGCGTTCCGCTGCTGGAAGCGAGACGGACACGGCGACGTGACGCTGGCGGAGGCGATCGAACATTCCTGCGACACGTACTTCTATCAGCTCGGGTTGCGGATCGGGCTGCAGAATCTCGTGGCCGGCGGTCTGCGGCTTGGATCTCGCGACCGTTCCGGCATCGACCTGCCGGCCGAGACGCGCTCGGTGTTCCCGACCGATCCGGCGCGCGAGTACTACGATCGGCTCTTCGGGCCGCGCGGCTGGACGACGGCGGTGACGCTGAACCTGTCCATCGGGCAGGGGGAGAACTCGCAGACGGTGGCGAATATGGCGCGCTTCTACACGGCGCTGGCCACGGACGGTGAGGCGGCCCGTCCGGAAGTGGTGCGCGGACAATCGGAGCGCACGCGGATGTTCAACATCACGCCGCAGCAGTTGCGTCAGCTCCAGGACGCGATGACGGCGGTGGTGGGGCGGGGCACTGCAATCGGCTCTCGTCTCGAGGGCATCGCGGTGGCCGGCAAGACGGGCACCGCGCAGAATGCGCAGGACCAGAGCCGCGACCACGCCTGGTTCGTCGGGTACGCGCCGGCCGAGGATCCGAAGATCGTCGTCGCGGTCCTGCTGGAGTTCGGCGGCAGCGGCGGGCGCGCGGCGCGCGTGGCGACGCGCATCATCGAGCACTACCTGAAGCAGGCCGTGGCGGCGCTGCCGGCCACCGAGGGGCCCTGA
- a CDS encoding rod shape-determining protein MreC, with the protein MPRAARGDSRVDTAVAIVCAMVALVLLVLPDAPRDRVAAVIRGNLTGPLAVLQTRALETGRALAAQDSLRVLHDSVAMRSQRLTAVEAENARLRELLGLGRALRWGFVPAEALVTRGGVDEHTLLLSAGATQGVQRLSAVVSAEGLVGMVQDVDARTSVAIVWPHPDFRVSATTPDGGAFGIVTTHEGQGADRWMLELHGVPYRAVLRSGTPVVSSGLGGVFPRGILIGTVVRAMGGAGSGWARSYLVRPAVRPSELLSVMVLAPERSAEGVESVWRPRVEVLERRVRAAADSLAADSLRRAAAASGSAAVTGTAGDSLR; encoded by the coding sequence GTGCCGCGCGCCGCACGGGGAGATTCGCGTGTCGATACCGCGGTTGCCATCGTCTGCGCGATGGTCGCGCTGGTGCTGTTGGTGCTGCCGGACGCGCCACGCGACCGCGTCGCCGCGGTCATCCGCGGGAACCTGACGGGCCCGCTTGCCGTGTTGCAGACCCGTGCGCTGGAGACCGGGCGCGCGCTGGCCGCGCAGGACTCGCTGCGGGTGCTCCACGACAGCGTCGCGATGCGCAGCCAGCGCCTGACGGCGGTGGAGGCGGAGAATGCGCGTCTGCGCGAGCTGCTCGGCCTTGGACGTGCCTTGCGCTGGGGCTTTGTGCCGGCCGAGGCCTTGGTTACCCGCGGCGGCGTGGACGAGCACACGCTGCTGCTGTCGGCCGGTGCCACGCAGGGCGTACAGCGCTTGAGCGCGGTGGTGAGCGCCGAGGGACTGGTGGGAATGGTGCAGGACGTGGACGCTCGCACAAGCGTGGCGATCGTGTGGCCGCACCCGGACTTCCGCGTCAGCGCCACGACCCCCGACGGTGGCGCGTTCGGCATCGTCACGACGCACGAAGGGCAGGGCGCGGACCGCTGGATGCTTGAGTTGCACGGCGTGCCGTATCGCGCGGTGCTGCGCTCGGGGACGCCGGTCGTGAGTTCTGGGCTGGGCGGCGTGTTTCCGCGCGGCATCTTGATTGGCACCGTGGTGCGCGCGATGGGCGGCGCGGGCAGCGGCTGGGCACGCAGCTATCTGGTGCGGCCGGCGGTGCGGCCGAGCGAGCTGCTCTCGGTGATGGTCCTCGCGCCGGAGCGCAGCGCCGAGGGTGTGGAGAGCGTGTGGCGACCGCGGGTCGAGGTGCTGGAGCGCCGAGTGCGGGCCGCCGCTGACAGCCTCGCCGCCGACTCGCTGCGCCGCGCGGCAGCGGCGTCCGGTAGCGCGGCGGTGACGGGCACGGCGGGGGACAGCCTGCGATGA